One window of the Bifidobacteriaceae bacterium genome contains the following:
- a CDS encoding DUF4352 domain-containing protein, protein MESAGFQDAVAAETARIEPIEPIVELPAPPPSEGQVGPDQHSGPLPSRPKPTPSRPEPAPSRPEPTPFGGPGDSLAAASLSTATPWSVPPAPSWEQLAAVAPNEPGWEDSGSAYRPTATAWAEPAAAGGPVPAEHGWGEPGTARPPEPTPWVEPAAAGLGPAAGGPAPAEHGWAEPGTAQPHGSTPWAEPIAAGLPGEPGGGQHEPAVAGTPGGTLPPGSPSGQPVEPQPAGPIPAWEEVVGGAVPGSPAWEEPQAGQAAAAPATRESEPGQVIPDWEGLTPATPPQVDPAAIPAHSPMVQTVRYRNRQLAGPDAPPATEAPAQPGTIPEAPGAGHPTGGEEGGDWTASGTGVETAALGPGEDAGREDQWHHKASSALGFHRSKHHLTKRETAGVVVLVVLLLVGIAVAVLALTGNLPGGRQAAPPSPTPTVQLPPAQPEPGSPGATKWSLEQNFRAGDFVLVLDSYEDGLAELADPGSEVAENGQWVLVGITVKNAGTEDGTFLPEQQFLITDKGKEYPNEPLSALKHAEFILGVNAIKPGGSQTGFLAFDIPLEDRPVALRFIGRIGEPPITVPLG, encoded by the coding sequence GTGGAGTCGGCCGGCTTCCAAGACGCCGTCGCCGCGGAGACCGCGCGGATCGAACCCATTGAGCCGATTGTCGAGTTGCCCGCGCCGCCTCCTTCGGAAGGCCAAGTCGGCCCGGACCAGCACTCCGGGCCGCTGCCGTCTCGGCCTAAGCCAACACCGTCTCGCCCGGAGCCAGCGCCTTCCCGCCCGGAGCCAACGCCGTTCGGCGGGCCGGGCGACTCGCTGGCGGCCGCCTCCCTCAGCACCGCCACACCATGGTCGGTGCCACCGGCGCCTTCCTGGGAGCAACTCGCAGCGGTCGCGCCGAACGAACCTGGTTGGGAGGACTCTGGCTCGGCCTACCGGCCGACAGCGACCGCCTGGGCCGAACCTGCCGCAGCCGGCGGGCCGGTCCCGGCAGAGCATGGCTGGGGGGAACCCGGGACCGCCCGACCACCCGAGCCGACGCCTTGGGTCGAACCTGCCGCAGCCGGCCTTGGCCCAGCGGCCGGCGGGCCGGCCCCCGCAGAGCATGGCTGGGCGGAACCCGGAACCGCCCAACCACACGGGTCAACGCCCTGGGCCGAGCCGATCGCCGCTGGGCTTCCCGGCGAACCGGGCGGCGGTCAGCACGAACCCGCGGTGGCCGGAACACCAGGCGGGACGCTCCCGCCCGGTTCGCCAAGCGGCCAGCCGGTCGAGCCGCAACCAGCCGGGCCAATTCCGGCCTGGGAAGAGGTTGTGGGCGGTGCCGTTCCGGGTTCGCCCGCATGGGAAGAGCCTCAGGCAGGCCAGGCGGCGGCCGCGCCAGCGACCCGCGAATCAGAACCCGGCCAGGTCATCCCCGACTGGGAAGGGCTGACGCCCGCGACCCCGCCGCAGGTGGACCCGGCCGCGATCCCCGCCCATTCGCCAATGGTGCAGACCGTCCGGTACCGCAACCGGCAGTTGGCCGGCCCCGACGCCCCACCGGCGACGGAGGCGCCAGCCCAGCCCGGTACCATCCCGGAGGCGCCCGGCGCGGGCCACCCAACTGGGGGGGAAGAGGGTGGCGACTGGACGGCATCGGGCACGGGGGTGGAAACCGCCGCGCTGGGGCCGGGCGAAGACGCCGGACGCGAAGACCAATGGCACCATAAGGCGTCCTCGGCGCTGGGCTTCCACCGGTCGAAACACCACCTTACGAAACGGGAAACCGCCGGGGTGGTGGTGCTGGTGGTATTGCTGCTGGTTGGGATAGCCGTGGCGGTGTTGGCGCTGACCGGCAACCTGCCCGGCGGGCGCCAGGCGGCCCCACCGTCGCCCACGCCAACGGTCCAACTCCCGCCCGCCCAGCCGGAACCGGGCTCTCCGGGCGCCACAAAGTGGTCGTTGGAGCAGAACTTCCGGGCCGGCGACTTTGTGCTGGTCCTCGATTCTTATGAGGACGGGCTGGCCGAACTGGCCGACCCGGGCTCCGAAGTGGCCGAGAACGGCCAATGGGTCCTGGTCGGGATCACCGTCAAGAACGCCGGCACCGAAGACGGCACATTTCTGCCGGAACAGCAGTTCCTGATCACGGACAAAGGGAAGGAATACCCGAACGAGCCGCTCTCGGCGCTGAAGCACGCGGAGTTCATCCTGGGCGTCAACGCGATCAAGCCGGGCGGCTCCCAGACCGGGTTCCTGGCCTTTGACATCCCGCTGGAAGACCGGCCGGTGGCGT